The Cellulomonas sp. S1-8 genome has a window encoding:
- a CDS encoding HGxxPAAW family protein: MADHSLAHRAQNTTRTETVHLPPTTAPTNHGRTVAAWTTTWTVVGGSVVAALGVTFALVWLFWVGMAVMVAGVVLGKVLQLLGHGQGGAATLARAKRRGGH; this comes from the coding sequence ATGGCCGATCACTCGCTGGCCCACCGCGCACAGAACACGACGCGTACCGAGACGGTGCACCTGCCGCCGACGACCGCGCCGACGAACCACGGCCGCACCGTCGCCGCCTGGACGACGACCTGGACTGTCGTGGGCGGTTCCGTCGTGGCCGCCCTCGGCGTCACCTTCGCGCTGGTGTGGCTCTTCTGGGTCGGCATGGCGGTCATGGTCGCCGGGGTCGTCCTCGGCAAGGTCCTGCAGCTGCTCGGCCACGGCCAGGGCGGCGCAGCGACGCTCGCTCGCGCGAAGCGTCGCGGGGGCCACTGA
- a CDS encoding Trp biosynthesis-associated membrane protein, giving the protein MTGAAAHPGPVAPARRGRWVLALLLAAGVVGLVTVPTWVTGSGTSVLDGAVTVTVDGAAAAPQAPAAALVLLAAAGALALVGRAGRWVVAAVSAGAGVLVLAAGAAVLADPSGAVSGAVADATGVTGASGATTTAGPAAAVVVGVLVVLLAVALARAPGAWDHRSRRHERPVGPDTGGTDPGAADERADWDALTRGDDPS; this is encoded by the coding sequence GTGACCGGCGCGGCCGCGCACCCGGGGCCCGTGGCGCCGGCCCGCCGCGGGCGGTGGGTGCTGGCGCTCCTGCTCGCCGCGGGCGTCGTCGGCCTCGTCACGGTGCCGACGTGGGTGACCGGGTCCGGCACCAGCGTGCTGGACGGCGCGGTGACGGTCACGGTGGACGGTGCGGCCGCCGCCCCGCAGGCTCCGGCCGCGGCCCTGGTCCTGCTCGCGGCCGCCGGGGCGCTCGCGCTCGTCGGGCGCGCCGGGCGGTGGGTCGTCGCCGCGGTGAGCGCGGGTGCCGGGGTGCTCGTGCTGGCCGCCGGGGCCGCCGTGCTCGCGGACCCGTCCGGCGCCGTGTCGGGTGCGGTGGCCGACGCGACCGGCGTCACCGGCGCGTCCGGGGCGACCACGACCGCCGGACCCGCGGCTGCGGTCGTGGTCGGAGTGCTCGTCGTCCTGCTCGCCGTCGCCCTGGCGCGCGCACCGGGTGCGTGGGACCACCGCTCACGTCGTCACGAGCGGCCCGTCGGCCCGGACACCGGCGGGACCGACCCCGGCGCCGCCGACGAGCGCGCCGACTGGGACGCGCTGACACGCGGCGACGACCCGTCCTGA
- a CDS encoding anthranilate synthase component I, with translation MTQQAVPAARPATVTDLPWGATWPSADGFRDLAVDRRVVPVVRRLLADDVTPVGLYRTLAAGRPGTFVLESAESDGTWGRWSFVGVASRAALSVRDGRAVWSGDVPAGVPTQGDVLDVLGQTLEVLHTPRIEGLPPLTGGLVGVLGWDVVHHWEPTLPARAPEELGIPEVTLLLAGDLAAVDHVDGSVWLVANAINFDATDERVDEAYADAVRRLDDMQAALRRPAPSAPAVVDPDVAVPELEFRSTREEFEESVRRGQEAIRDGDVFQVVLSQRLDLDCPADPLDVYRVLRTINPSPYMYMLALQDADGRDFAVVGSSPETLVKVSAGHVTTFPIAGSRPRGATPEEDRALQDEVLADPKERAEHIMLVDLSRNDMVKVCEPTSVEVVEFMAVRRFSHIMHICSTVVGRLRAGSTALQTLVATFPAGTLSGAPKPRAIELIDELEPARRGVYGGTVGYFDFAGDMDMAIAIRTAVIRDGRASVQAGGGIVADSVPALEYEESRNKAAAAVRAVQLAACLRHEVP, from the coding sequence GTGACCCAGCAGGCCGTCCCCGCCGCGCGTCCCGCGACCGTCACGGACCTGCCCTGGGGTGCGACGTGGCCGTCCGCCGACGGCTTCCGGGACCTCGCGGTGGACCGGCGCGTCGTGCCCGTGGTGCGGCGGCTGCTGGCCGACGACGTCACCCCCGTCGGGCTCTACCGCACCCTGGCGGCCGGGCGTCCGGGCACCTTCGTGCTCGAGTCGGCGGAGTCCGACGGCACCTGGGGCCGCTGGTCGTTCGTGGGGGTCGCCTCACGTGCCGCCCTGTCGGTGCGTGACGGGCGCGCGGTGTGGTCCGGCGACGTGCCGGCGGGCGTGCCGACGCAGGGCGACGTCCTGGACGTGCTGGGACAGACCCTGGAGGTCCTGCACACCCCCCGGATCGAAGGGCTGCCGCCGCTGACCGGCGGCCTCGTCGGGGTGCTCGGCTGGGACGTCGTGCACCACTGGGAGCCCACGCTGCCGGCGCGCGCCCCGGAGGAGCTGGGGATCCCCGAGGTCACGCTCCTGCTGGCCGGCGACCTGGCCGCGGTCGACCACGTCGACGGCTCCGTGTGGCTGGTGGCCAACGCGATCAACTTCGACGCGACCGACGAACGCGTCGACGAGGCGTACGCCGACGCGGTGCGCCGGCTCGACGACATGCAGGCCGCGCTGCGCCGCCCGGCGCCCTCGGCACCCGCGGTCGTCGACCCCGACGTCGCGGTCCCCGAGCTCGAGTTCCGCAGCACGCGCGAGGAGTTCGAGGAGTCGGTCCGCCGCGGGCAGGAGGCGATCCGTGACGGCGACGTCTTCCAGGTGGTGCTGTCCCAGCGCCTCGACCTCGACTGCCCGGCCGACCCGCTCGACGTGTACCGCGTGCTGCGGACGATCAACCCCAGCCCGTACATGTACATGCTGGCGCTGCAGGACGCCGACGGCCGCGACTTCGCCGTCGTCGGCTCGAGCCCGGAGACGCTGGTGAAGGTCAGCGCCGGGCACGTCACGACGTTCCCGATCGCCGGCTCCCGTCCGCGCGGGGCCACGCCCGAGGAGGACCGGGCGCTGCAGGACGAGGTCCTGGCCGACCCGAAGGAGCGGGCGGAGCACATCATGCTCGTCGACCTGTCCCGCAACGACATGGTCAAGGTGTGCGAGCCCACGAGCGTCGAGGTCGTCGAGTTCATGGCCGTGCGGCGGTTCTCCCACATCATGCACATCTGCTCGACGGTCGTCGGGAGGCTGCGCGCCGGCTCCACCGCCCTCCAGACGCTCGTCGCGACGTTCCCGGCGGGCACCTTGTCGGGTGCGCCCAAGCCGCGCGCGATCGAGCTGATCGACGAGCTCGAGCCCGCCCGGCGCGGCGTGTACGGCGGCACCGTCGGGTACTTCGACTTCGCCGGCGACATGGACATGGCCATCGCGATCCGCACCGCGGTGATCCGCGACGGTCGCGCCAGCGTCCAGGCGGGTGGGGGCATCGTCGCGGACTCGGTCCCGGCGCTCGAGTACGAGGAGTCGCGCAACAAGGCGGCCGCCGCCGTGCGCGCGGTGCAGCTCGCGGCCTGTCTGCGCCACGAGGTGCCGTGA
- the hisI gene encoding phosphoribosyl-AMP cyclohydrolase — protein MSPNPSAPDGRVARSALDPAVAARLRRDDGGLVAAVVQEHATRDVLMLGWMDDEALHRTLTSGRVTFWSRSRQEYWRKGDTSGHVQHVRAVSLDCDGDALLVTVDQVGAACHTGTHTCFEAGGSLPVVVTQAAPASSAPTVGTTPTPRGAQP, from the coding sequence GTGTCACCGAACCCCTCCGCACCCGACGGCCGCGTGGCGCGCAGCGCCCTCGACCCGGCCGTGGCCGCCCGTCTGCGCCGCGACGACGGCGGGCTCGTCGCCGCGGTCGTGCAGGAGCACGCCACGCGGGACGTCCTCATGCTCGGCTGGATGGACGACGAGGCGCTGCACCGCACGCTCACGTCGGGTCGGGTGACCTTCTGGAGCCGGTCCCGGCAGGAGTACTGGCGCAAGGGCGACACGAGCGGGCACGTGCAGCACGTGCGCGCCGTGTCCCTCGACTGCGACGGCGACGCGCTGCTCGTCACCGTCGACCAGGTCGGCGCTGCGTGCCACACGGGCACCCACACGTGCTTCGAGGCGGGCGGGTCCCTGCCTGTCGTCGTGACGCAGGCCGCACCCGCGTCGTCCGCGCCCACCGTGGGCACCACCCCGACCCCCCGAGGAGCTCAGCCGTGA
- a CDS encoding ABC transporter ATP-binding protein: MSSTTDTPQEPGTGGRMAPASTLGVRATLRRGVQVSPELLDGLVVTLALAVVAASARVLVPIAVQQTIDTAILAPGGVDTARAAALVGIAALGLAVGAACSAVVNVRLFRSSESGLLTLRTRAFRHVHDLSVLTQNTERRGSLVSRVTSDVDTISMFVQWGGILLLVSVLQILVATALMAVYSWQLTLLVWACFIPLLLVLPRMQRGVNRRYAAVREQYGAMLGAVSEAVVGAETIRAYGVATRTQRRIDAAVAGTRRAMVRAQSLVAVVFSSGVLVANLVLAVVVVAGTWLGVAGELTVGRVLAFLFLVQLFTGPVQMATEILNELQNAVAGWRRVLGVLETPVDVAEPGDDAVPSPRGSASVTFVRVGYAYPDGPPVLQDVDLELAAGSSVAVVGATGSGKTTMAKLVARFMDPTSGAVLLDGVDLRRIASADLRRRVVLVPQEGFLFDGTLAQNIAYGLRDMPLGGSTDLDPHAAAQVQRAVEELGLDAWVDELPAGLGTTVGQRGELLSAGERQLIALARARLADGDLLVLDEATSAVDPVAEVRIARALRELARGRTTLTIAHRLSTAEAADGVVVVHAGRVVETGTHAELVTQGGHYAAMHQAWVAQTR; this comes from the coding sequence ATGAGCAGCACCACCGACACCCCCCAGGAGCCCGGCACCGGTGGCCGGATGGCGCCGGCGAGCACGCTCGGCGTCCGCGCGACCCTGCGCCGGGGCGTGCAGGTCTCACCGGAGCTGCTCGACGGTCTGGTGGTCACGCTCGCGCTCGCCGTCGTGGCCGCGTCCGCCCGCGTACTGGTGCCGATCGCGGTCCAGCAGACGATCGACACCGCGATCCTCGCGCCGGGCGGCGTCGACACGGCGCGCGCGGCCGCGCTGGTCGGCATCGCCGCGCTGGGCCTCGCCGTCGGTGCGGCCTGCTCGGCGGTCGTCAACGTCCGGCTGTTCCGGTCCAGCGAGTCGGGGCTGCTGACGCTGCGCACGCGGGCGTTCCGGCACGTGCACGACCTGTCGGTGCTCACCCAGAACACCGAGCGTCGCGGGTCGCTGGTCTCGCGCGTGACGTCCGACGTCGACACGATCTCGATGTTCGTGCAGTGGGGCGGCATCCTGCTGCTCGTCTCGGTGCTCCAGATCCTCGTCGCGACCGCGCTGATGGCGGTGTACTCGTGGCAGCTCACGCTGCTCGTGTGGGCCTGCTTCATCCCGCTGCTGCTGGTGCTGCCCCGCATGCAGCGCGGGGTCAACCGGCGGTACGCCGCCGTGCGCGAGCAGTACGGCGCGATGCTCGGGGCGGTCTCCGAGGCCGTCGTCGGTGCCGAGACGATCCGCGCGTACGGCGTCGCGACGCGCACGCAGCGGCGCATCGACGCGGCGGTCGCCGGGACGCGGCGCGCGATGGTGCGCGCCCAGAGCCTCGTGGCCGTCGTCTTCTCCTCCGGGGTGCTCGTCGCGAACCTCGTCCTGGCGGTCGTCGTGGTGGCCGGGACGTGGCTCGGTGTCGCGGGCGAGCTCACCGTCGGGCGCGTGCTGGCCTTCCTGTTCCTCGTGCAGCTGTTCACCGGGCCCGTGCAGATGGCCACCGAGATCCTCAACGAGCTGCAGAACGCGGTGGCCGGCTGGCGCCGCGTGCTGGGCGTCCTGGAGACCCCGGTCGACGTCGCGGAGCCCGGTGACGACGCGGTCCCCAGCCCCCGCGGGTCGGCGAGCGTCACGTTCGTCCGGGTCGGCTACGCCTACCCGGACGGGCCCCCGGTCCTGCAGGACGTCGACCTGGAGCTCGCGGCCGGCTCGTCGGTCGCGGTCGTCGGTGCCACGGGCTCGGGCAAGACGACGATGGCCAAGCTGGTGGCGCGGTTCATGGACCCGACGTCGGGGGCCGTCCTGCTCGACGGGGTCGACCTGCGGCGGATCGCCTCGGCCGACCTGCGCCGACGCGTCGTGCTGGTGCCGCAGGAGGGCTTCCTGTTCGACGGGACGCTCGCGCAGAACATCGCCTACGGGCTGCGCGACATGCCGCTCGGCGGCAGCACCGACCTCGACCCGCATGCCGCGGCGCAGGTGCAGCGGGCGGTCGAGGAGCTGGGCCTGGACGCCTGGGTCGACGAGCTGCCCGCGGGCCTGGGCACCACGGTCGGGCAGCGTGGGGAGCTGCTGTCGGCGGGGGAGCGCCAGCTCATCGCGCTCGCGCGCGCCCGCCTCGCCGACGGCGACCTGCTCGTGCTGGACGAGGCGACCTCGGCCGTCGACCCGGTCGCCGAGGTGCGGATCGCGCGGGCACTGCGCGAGCTCGCGCGGGGTCGGACCACGCTGACCATCGCGCACCGGCTGTCGACGGCGGAGGCGGCGGACGGCGTCGTCGTGGTCCATGCGGGCCGGGTCGTCGAGACGGGGACGCACGCGGAGCTGGTGACGCAGGGCGGGCACTACGCCGCGATGCACCAGGCCTGGGTCGCGCAGACCCGCTGA
- a CDS encoding ABC transporter ATP-binding protein, whose translation MRSHPRTYVLAVGASALFGALTVGVSRVLGAVTDQVVVPALAGSREAQGRIWLAGVVVALVALTLALTVAARRIVAGIGVADIQADHRRAVTRQYLRLPMSWHRRHPTGQLLSNAGSDVEAATGVFNPLPFALGVVVMIVVATFALVRTDVWLALAALVVLPLAVIANLVFQRRMTPAITRAQQLRAEVADVAHESFEAATLVKSLGTEDREDHRFTDRARALRDANVRVGVVRAVFDPVIDLLPNLGTLLVLLVGTQRVAVGAIGTGDVVAAAYLLTLLAVPVRAFGWVLGELPRGLVGHDRISRVLDAHGVPVDGDAPLPGATGGADVRLRGVHLAVPSPDGEVELLNGVDLVVPAGRTLAVVGPTGSGKSTLVGLVPRLVDPSAGVVEIDGLDVRDVRPADLAAQVGYVSQSTFVFEDTVRGNVTLADPGDAGAPDDDDVWAALVAARVDDVVRALPGGLDAPLGERGANLSGGQRQRLALARALVRRPRVLVLDDATSAVDPRVERDILTGLRPDAGTPGPTVLLVAYRMSSVLLADEVVHVEAGRVVDRGTHAELLQRDPGYRELATAYARESERRERERADEDAAVTWDDDATADDVTADGGTR comes from the coding sequence ATGCGCTCGCACCCCCGCACCTACGTCCTCGCGGTCGGTGCGTCCGCGCTGTTCGGTGCCCTGACGGTCGGGGTGAGCCGTGTCCTGGGGGCGGTGACGGACCAGGTCGTGGTGCCCGCGCTCGCGGGCTCGCGCGAGGCGCAGGGCAGGATCTGGCTCGCCGGGGTGGTCGTCGCGCTGGTGGCGCTGACCCTCGCGCTCACGGTCGCCGCGCGCCGCATCGTCGCGGGCATCGGCGTCGCGGACATCCAGGCCGACCACCGCCGGGCCGTCACGCGCCAGTACCTGCGCCTGCCGATGTCCTGGCACCGCCGGCACCCCACGGGGCAGCTGCTGTCCAACGCGGGGTCCGACGTCGAGGCCGCGACCGGGGTGTTCAACCCGCTGCCGTTCGCGCTCGGGGTCGTCGTGATGATCGTGGTCGCGACGTTCGCCCTGGTGCGGACGGACGTCTGGCTCGCCCTGGCCGCCCTGGTCGTGCTGCCGCTCGCGGTGATCGCGAACCTCGTGTTCCAACGTCGGATGACGCCCGCGATCACCCGCGCGCAGCAGCTGCGGGCCGAGGTCGCCGACGTCGCGCACGAGAGCTTCGAGGCCGCGACGCTGGTCAAGTCGCTGGGCACCGAGGACCGCGAGGACCACCGGTTCACCGACCGGGCGCGCGCGCTGCGGGACGCGAACGTGCGCGTCGGCGTCGTGCGTGCCGTGTTCGACCCGGTCATCGACCTGCTCCCGAACCTCGGGACGCTGCTGGTCCTGCTGGTCGGCACGCAGCGCGTCGCGGTCGGGGCGATCGGCACGGGCGACGTCGTCGCCGCCGCGTACCTGCTCACCCTGCTCGCGGTGCCGGTGCGGGCGTTCGGCTGGGTGCTGGGCGAGCTGCCCCGCGGTCTGGTCGGCCACGACCGGATCTCGCGCGTCCTCGACGCGCACGGCGTGCCCGTCGACGGCGACGCGCCGCTGCCGGGCGCCACCGGCGGCGCCGACGTGCGGCTGCGCGGCGTGCACCTCGCCGTGCCGAGCCCCGACGGCGAGGTCGAGCTGCTGAACGGCGTCGACCTCGTGGTGCCGGCCGGCCGGACGCTCGCCGTCGTCGGTCCGACGGGCTCGGGCAAGTCGACGCTCGTCGGCCTGGTGCCGCGGCTCGTCGACCCGTCGGCCGGCGTCGTCGAGATCGATGGCCTCGACGTGCGCGACGTGCGTCCCGCCGACCTCGCCGCGCAGGTCGGCTACGTCAGCCAGTCGACGTTCGTGTTCGAGGACACGGTCCGCGGCAACGTCACGCTCGCGGACCCCGGCGACGCGGGTGCGCCCGACGACGACGACGTGTGGGCCGCGCTCGTGGCCGCGCGCGTCGACGACGTCGTCCGCGCGCTGCCGGGCGGTCTCGACGCCCCGCTGGGCGAGCGGGGGGCGAACCTCTCGGGTGGGCAGCGACAGCGGCTCGCGCTGGCGCGCGCGCTCGTGCGCCGGCCGCGCGTCCTGGTCCTCGACGACGCCACCTCCGCCGTGGACCCGCGGGTCGAGCGCGACATCCTCACCGGCCTGCGCCCCGACGCCGGCACGCCCGGCCCGACCGTGCTCCTGGTCGCCTACCGCATGTCCTCGGTGCTGCTGGCGGACGAGGTCGTGCACGTCGAGGCGGGGCGCGTCGTGGACCGGGGCACCCACGCCGAGCTGCTCCAGCGCGACCCCGGCTACCGGGAGCTGGCCACCGCCTACGCGCGCGAGTCGGAGCGCCGTGAGCGCGAGCGCGCCGACGAGGACGCCGCCGTGACGTGGGACGACGACGCGACGGCCGACGACGTGACGGCTGACGGAGGGACCCGATGA
- a CDS encoding TIGR03085 family metal-binding protein has translation MTWHETERGWLADALRAADPQDPTLCDGWQARHLAAHLVLREHPGVASGAVRGGLGAATERLAATATDPAGYAALVDRFAAPPPRWSPLTWAGDAVNLTEYFVHTEDVRRGTGARTPRDLPDALAEALWSQLVRMAALRLRRLGPGVVLVRDDDVRCAAHSPRTGHGTVVLRGGVGELVLAVSGRLQAADVRVDGTPDDVRAVRDLLTGP, from the coding sequence ATGACGTGGCACGAGACCGAACGAGGCTGGCTCGCCGATGCGCTGCGCGCCGCGGACCCGCAGGACCCGACGCTGTGCGACGGCTGGCAGGCCCGGCACCTGGCGGCGCACCTGGTGCTCCGCGAGCACCCGGGCGTGGCGAGCGGCGCGGTGCGCGGCGGGCTCGGCGCCGCCACCGAGCGCCTGGCGGCGACCGCCACGGACCCCGCGGGCTACGCGGCGCTCGTCGACCGGTTCGCCGCGCCGCCGCCGCGCTGGAGCCCGCTGACGTGGGCCGGCGACGCGGTCAACCTCACGGAGTACTTCGTCCACACCGAGGACGTGCGACGGGGCACCGGTGCACGCACGCCGCGTGACCTGCCCGACGCGCTGGCCGAGGCGCTGTGGTCGCAGCTGGTGCGGATGGCGGCGCTGCGGCTGCGTCGGCTGGGCCCGGGCGTCGTGCTCGTCCGCGACGACGACGTGCGCTGCGCCGCGCACTCCCCCCGCACCGGCCACGGCACGGTCGTGCTGCGCGGCGGCGTCGGGGAGCTCGTCCTGGCGGTGTCCGGGCGTCTGCAGGCGGCCGACGTGCGCGTCGACGGCACACCCGACGACGTCCGGGCCGTCCGGGACCTGCTCACCGGCCCCTGA
- the hisF gene encoding imidazole glycerol phosphate synthase subunit HisF: MSLALRVIPCLDVDAGRVVKGVNFANLRDAGDPVELARRYDAEGADELTFLDVSASSSDRETTYDVVRRTAGEVFVPLTVGGGVRSPQDVDRLLRAGADKVGVNTAAIARPELITEIADRFGSQVLVLSVDARRVTDGTPTASGYEVTTHGGRRGTGIDAVEWAHRAVELGVGEVLLNSMDADGTTAGFDLQMIADVRARVSVPLVASGGAGTVEHFVEAARAGADAVLAASVFHFGTLTVGQVKDALRAADVVVR; the protein is encoded by the coding sequence ATGAGCCTCGCGCTGCGCGTGATCCCGTGCCTGGACGTCGACGCGGGCCGGGTCGTCAAGGGCGTCAACTTCGCGAACCTGCGCGACGCGGGCGACCCCGTCGAGCTCGCGCGGCGGTACGACGCCGAGGGCGCCGACGAGCTGACGTTCCTCGACGTGTCCGCGTCGTCGTCGGACCGGGAGACGACCTACGACGTCGTGCGGCGCACCGCCGGCGAGGTCTTCGTGCCGCTCACGGTCGGCGGCGGGGTGCGCTCGCCGCAGGACGTGGACCGGCTGCTGCGGGCCGGCGCCGACAAGGTCGGCGTGAACACCGCGGCCATCGCGCGCCCCGAGCTGATCACCGAGATCGCCGACCGGTTCGGCTCGCAGGTGCTGGTGCTGTCGGTCGACGCCCGCCGCGTGACGGACGGGACGCCGACGGCCTCGGGCTACGAGGTCACGACGCACGGCGGTCGGCGCGGCACCGGGATCGACGCCGTCGAGTGGGCGCACCGGGCCGTCGAGCTGGGCGTCGGCGAGGTCCTGCTGAACTCGATGGACGCGGACGGCACCACCGCCGGCTTCGACCTGCAGATGATCGCCGACGTCCGGGCCCGCGTGAGCGTGCCGCTCGTCGCGTCGGGCGGTGCCGGGACCGTGGAGCACTTCGTCGAGGCCGCGCGCGCGGGCGCCGACGCGGTGCTCGCCGCGAGCGTCTTCCACTTCGGGACCCTCACCGTCGGGCAGGTGAAGGACGCCCTGCGCGCGGCGGACGTCGTGGTGCGCTGA
- a CDS encoding FKBP-type peptidyl-prolyl cis-trans isomerase, whose translation MTVLTVAGLLLAACGAVTSVDPEVTVTGGAGEFPTVTYLTPLSVDGTFREVIWPGTGAELVDGAPVLIDFWLENATDGSLVKESYSTSPTPRMLTAEDLGTDLYETLQGQQVGARLLQVAPGGSGADYPTVTVLDVLPTRAVGKPVPPDPALPVVTESGDGALTLAPTGTPPPDGLVVQPLVRGTGAQVAAGDVITVQYGGFAWDDGVLFDSTWQRVLPVSFLLSDVPPWAEGLVDQPAGSRVMLVVPPSYPLGVTDGEELAGKTVVFVIDILATGSPAQGAS comes from the coding sequence GTGACGGTGCTGACCGTCGCAGGGCTGCTCCTGGCGGCGTGCGGCGCGGTGACGTCGGTCGACCCGGAGGTGACGGTGACGGGCGGTGCGGGGGAGTTCCCCACGGTGACGTACCTGACGCCGCTGAGCGTCGACGGGACCTTCCGGGAGGTGATCTGGCCCGGCACGGGCGCCGAGCTCGTCGACGGTGCCCCCGTGCTCATCGACTTCTGGCTCGAGAACGCCACGGACGGCAGCCTCGTCAAGGAGAGCTACTCCACGAGCCCGACGCCCCGGATGCTCACCGCCGAGGACCTCGGGACGGACCTGTACGAGACGCTGCAGGGTCAGCAGGTCGGCGCCCGGCTGCTGCAGGTGGCGCCCGGCGGGTCCGGCGCGGACTACCCGACCGTGACGGTCCTCGACGTGCTGCCGACCCGTGCCGTGGGCAAACCCGTGCCGCCGGACCCGGCGCTGCCGGTCGTCACCGAGAGCGGTGACGGTGCGCTGACGCTCGCGCCCACGGGGACCCCCCCGCCCGACGGGCTCGTGGTGCAGCCGCTGGTGCGCGGCACGGGCGCGCAGGTCGCGGCCGGCGACGTCATCACGGTCCAGTACGGCGGCTTCGCCTGGGACGACGGCGTGCTGTTCGACTCGACCTGGCAGCGCGTCCTGCCGGTCTCGTTCCTCCTGTCGGACGTGCCGCCCTGGGCCGAGGGGCTGGTCGACCAGCCCGCCGGCAGCCGCGTCATGCTCGTCGTGCCCCCCTCGTACCCCCTCGGCGTCACCGACGGCGAGGAGCTGGCCGGCAAGACGGTGGTCTTCGTGATCGACATCCTCGCCACGGGCAGCCCCGCGCAGGGGGCGTCATGA
- the pafA gene encoding Pup--protein ligase has translation MDRRIFGLETEYGVTCAAQDGRGLSADEVARYLFRKVVAWGRSSNVFLRNGSRLYLDVGSHPEYATAECDDWRQLVTHDRAGERILEGLVADAQQRLEHEGLPGRIHLFKNNTDSAGNSYGCHENYLVRRQGDFSRLSDVLVPFFITRQILTGAGKVLATPRGAVYCLSQRADHIWEAVSSATTRSRPIINTRDEPHADAEHYRRLHVIVGDSSMSETTTMLKVGSTDLLLRLIEAGVTMRDMTLENPIRAIREISHDMTGKQPVTLATGRTVTAIDLQEEYLSRVSDFVSAEVGPSPDTKQVLELWERGLRALRTDDLSLVERELDWVIKHRLIERYRAKHGLELSDVRVQRLDLAYHDISRTEGLYNLLAARGLVERVTTDLDVFEATAVPPQTTRAKLRGDFVRAAQDARRDYTVDWVHLKLNDQAQRTVLCKDPFRNVDERVDRLIESM, from the coding sequence ATGGACAGGCGGATCTTCGGTCTGGAGACCGAGTACGGGGTCACGTGCGCGGCGCAGGACGGCCGCGGACTGTCCGCGGACGAGGTCGCGCGCTACCTGTTCCGCAAGGTGGTGGCGTGGGGGCGTTCGTCGAACGTCTTCCTGCGCAACGGCTCGCGGCTGTACCTCGACGTGGGCTCGCACCCCGAGTACGCGACGGCCGAGTGCGACGACTGGCGGCAGCTGGTCACGCACGACCGCGCGGGTGAGCGGATCCTCGAGGGCCTGGTCGCGGACGCCCAGCAGCGCCTGGAGCACGAGGGGCTGCCCGGTCGCATCCACCTGTTCAAGAACAACACCGACTCGGCCGGCAACTCCTACGGCTGCCACGAGAACTACCTCGTGCGTCGCCAGGGCGACTTCTCGCGACTGTCGGACGTGCTCGTCCCGTTCTTCATCACGCGCCAGATCCTCACGGGTGCGGGCAAGGTCCTCGCGACGCCCCGGGGCGCGGTGTACTGCCTGTCGCAGCGCGCGGACCACATCTGGGAGGCGGTCTCCAGCGCGACCACGCGCTCACGCCCCATCATCAACACGCGCGACGAGCCGCACGCCGACGCCGAGCACTACCGGCGCCTGCACGTGATCGTGGGCGACTCCTCGATGTCCGAGACCACGACGATGCTCAAGGTCGGCTCCACGGACCTGCTGCTGCGCCTCATCGAGGCCGGCGTGACGATGCGCGACATGACGCTGGAGAACCCGATCCGGGCGATCCGGGAGATCAGCCACGACATGACCGGCAAGCAGCCGGTGACGCTCGCGACGGGCCGCACGGTCACCGCGATCGACCTGCAGGAGGAGTACCTCTCCCGCGTCAGCGACTTCGTGTCCGCCGAGGTGGGCCCGTCGCCGGACACCAAGCAGGTGCTCGAGCTGTGGGAGCGCGGGCTGCGGGCGCTGCGCACGGACGACCTGTCGCTCGTCGAGCGGGAGCTGGACTGGGTCATCAAGCACCGCCTGATCGAGCGCTACCGCGCGAAGCACGGGCTCGAGCTGTCGGACGTGCGCGTCCAGCGGCTGGACCTGGCGTACCACGACATCTCCCGCACCGAGGGCCTGTACAACCTGCTCGCTGCCCGCGGGCTCGTCGAGCGTGTCACCACGGACCTCGACGTGTTCGAGGCGACCGCGGTCCCGCCGCAGACGACGCGCGCGAAGCTGCGCGGGGACTTCGTGCGCGCCGCGCAGGACGCGCGCCGCGACTACACGGTCGACTGGGTCCACCTCAAGCTCAACGACCAGGCGCAGCGCACCGTGCTGTGCAAGGACCCGTTCCGCAACGTCGACGAGCGCGTCGACCGGCTCATCGAGTCGATGTGA